A region from the Candidatus Zixiibacteriota bacterium genome encodes:
- a CDS encoding cytochrome c — translation MLVLLAASLLLAGCYRGRPSQRTPIHMVRDMDSQPKYQPMERTEFFGNEAIMRTPPAGTVARGQLRGDAVYFTGVTPAGDTVRQLPVAVTLPFLQRGRERFDIYCSPCHGRVGDGKGIMVQRGYVPPPTFHDARLRSVADGHIFDVITHGLRNMPAYQHQISVEDRWAIVAYLRALQRSQNASAADVPEEIRRGLRP, via the coding sequence ATGCTCGTTCTGCTGGCCGCGAGCCTGCTCTTGGCGGGCTGCTACCGCGGCCGCCCCTCCCAGCGCACGCCCATCCACATGGTCCGGGACATGGACAGCCAGCCCAAGTACCAGCCGATGGAGCGGACGGAGTTTTTTGGAAATGAGGCGATTATGCGGACGCCGCCGGCCGGGACGGTGGCCCGCGGGCAATTGCGGGGCGACGCGGTGTACTTCACGGGTGTGACCCCGGCCGGGGACACCGTCCGGCAGCTGCCGGTAGCGGTCACGTTGCCGTTCTTGCAGCGCGGCCGCGAGCGCTTCGACATCTACTGCTCCCCCTGCCACGGGCGGGTCGGCGACGGGAAGGGGATCATGGTGCAGCGGGGGTACGTGCCGCCGCCGACCTTCCACGACGCGCGGCTGCGGAGCGTGGCCGACGGCCACATTTTCGACGTGATCACGCACGGCCTGCGCAATATGCCGGCCTACCAGCACCAAATTTCGGTCGAGGACCGGTGGGCGATCGTAGCCTACCTGCGTGCCCTCCAGCGGAGCCAGAACGCCTCGGCCGCCGATGTACCGGAGGAAATCCGCCGGGGGCTCCGGCCCTAG
- a CDS encoding DUF3341 domain-containing protein: protein MAERARKAYGVLAEFRSTGDLLRAAEKLRDAGFRRWDVHSPFPIHGMDRAMGLGRSPVGFIVGLCGTTGLLVFLAFLYWINVYDYPMVISGKPHFSYQAFVPPLFAITILSSALAALFGMLALNRLPRLHHPLFSSPQFEKVTGGGFFISVEADDPKFAEIERTGLLEALGATAVEVVGDGGEDER from the coding sequence ATGGCTGAGCGCGCCAGGAAAGCGTACGGCGTGCTGGCCGAGTTCCGGAGCACGGGCGACCTGCTCCGCGCGGCGGAGAAGCTGCGGGACGCGGGTTTCCGCCGGTGGGACGTGCACTCGCCGTTTCCGATTCACGGCATGGACCGGGCGATGGGGCTGGGGCGTTCGCCGGTCGGATTCATCGTCGGCCTGTGCGGTACGACCGGGCTGCTGGTGTTCCTGGCTTTCCTCTACTGGATCAACGTGTACGACTATCCGATGGTGATCTCGGGCAAGCCCCATTTCAGCTACCAGGCGTTCGTGCCGCCGCTCTTTGCGATCACGATCCTGTCCTCGGCGCTCGCGGCGCTCTTCGGCATGCTGGCCCTCAACCGCCTGCCCCGGCTGCACCATCCCCTGTTCAGTTCGCCGCAGTTCGAGAAGGTGACCGGCGGCGGGTTCTTCATCAGCGTGGAGGCGGATGATCCGAAGTTCGCCGAGATCGAGCGGACCGGGCTGCTGGAGGCGCTCGGGGCGACGGCAGTCGAGGTGGTCGGCGACGGTGGGGAGGATGAACGGTAG
- the nrfD gene encoding polysulfide reductase NrfD, giving the protein MFFAHVGYLFWKGTGIWGLNIPVGWGFAIVNFVFWVGIGHAGTLISAILFLLRQRWRTSINRFAEAMTIFAVICALMFPTIHVGRVWFIYWTMPIPNQMGMWPNFRSGLVWDAFAVGTYFLCSLMFWYVGLVPDLATLRDRAKGKIRKILYGVFSLGWRGGNRQWRHYELAYLVLAGVSTPLVLSVHSIVSTDFATSLVPGWHTTIFPPYFVAGAIFSGFAMVMTLSLIARRVYGLEHIISLKVLERMNIIMLVTGSMVGYAYGMEFFIAWYSGNIYEKFTFVNRAFGPYAWAYWIMVTCNVITPQLFWFKRLRTAIPVMFVASILINIGMWFERFVIVMSLSRDFLPSSWDYYSPTWHDVGLLIGSFGLFFTLFLLFLRFLPMVAMAEVKAVLPQADPHYHGERSHG; this is encoded by the coding sequence ATGTTCTTCGCCCACGTCGGCTACCTGTTCTGGAAAGGGACGGGGATCTGGGGTCTCAATATCCCGGTGGGATGGGGATTCGCGATCGTCAACTTCGTCTTCTGGGTGGGTATCGGCCATGCGGGGACGCTCATTTCGGCGATCCTGTTCCTGCTGCGCCAGCGGTGGCGGACTTCGATCAACCGGTTCGCGGAGGCGATGACCATTTTCGCCGTGATCTGCGCCCTCATGTTTCCGACCATCCATGTCGGGCGCGTCTGGTTCATCTACTGGACGATGCCGATTCCGAACCAGATGGGGATGTGGCCGAACTTCCGCAGCGGCCTGGTGTGGGACGCCTTCGCGGTCGGCACGTACTTCCTGTGCTCGCTGATGTTCTGGTATGTCGGGCTGGTGCCCGATCTGGCGACGCTCCGGGACCGGGCGAAGGGGAAGATACGGAAGATTCTGTACGGCGTTTTCTCGCTCGGCTGGCGGGGGGGGAACCGGCAGTGGCGCCACTATGAGCTGGCCTATCTGGTGCTGGCGGGGGTGTCGACGCCGCTGGTGCTGTCGGTGCACTCGATCGTGTCGACCGATTTTGCGACCTCGCTGGTGCCGGGGTGGCACACGACGATATTCCCGCCCTACTTCGTGGCGGGCGCCATCTTCTCGGGGTTTGCGATGGTGATGACGCTGTCGCTGATCGCGCGGCGCGTCTACGGCCTCGAGCACATCATCTCGCTGAAAGTGCTCGAGCGCATGAACATCATCATGCTGGTGACCGGGTCGATGGTGGGGTACGCCTACGGCATGGAGTTTTTCATCGCCTGGTACAGCGGCAACATTTACGAGAAATTCACGTTCGTGAACCGGGCCTTCGGCCCCTACGCCTGGGCCTACTGGATCATGGTGACCTGCAACGTCATTACGCCGCAGCTCTTTTGGTTCAAGAGGCTGCGGACGGCGATCCCGGTGATGTTCGTCGCGTCGATCCTCATTAATATAGGCATGTGGTTCGAGCGTTTCGTGATCGTCATGTCGCTCTCGCGCGACTTCCTGCCGTCGAGCTGGGACTACTACAGCCCGACCTGGCACGACGTGGGGCTGTTGATCGGGTCGTTCGGCCTGTTCTTCACGCTCTTCCTGTTGTTCCTGCGGTTTTTGCCGATGGTGGCGATGGCGGAGGTGAAGGCGGTGCTGCCGCAGGCCGATCCGCACTACCACGGGGAGCGCAGCCATGGCTGA
- a CDS encoding TAT-variant-translocated molybdopterin oxidoreductase, which produces MSSLKDDRSLTGRQYWRSLDQLTGTPEFEEWLHREFPQGASEWANAWSRRSFLTLMGASLALAGLSGCRRPEEKIVPYVQPPEDLVPGIPVTYATTMPWGTSAYGILVESHEGRPTKIEGNPLHPSTRGAANAAIQASILDFYDPDRSAAFVREGVNTDWGAFVTFWREQFLAFQAGGGRGLAVLAEPSSSPTIARLRRAFQQRFPNARWIAWAPVADERRQEALRIAFGRDLQPVFHYDRAKVILSLDSDFLLTEDEMVAATHGFAAGRRTTSEKDRMNRLYAVEGLLSVTGANADHRLRLRAREVGSFALALAAELARQGLPLEMLGGAKIPQLSGAAAQWLAPLAGDLLRARGESLVVVGRRQPSAVHALAAALNEALGNTGRTITYVDNPDVARSDSPGLAELVKGMASGEIQALVMLGGNPAYNAPADLEFRAALAKVPTTVHLSTHRDETSQAALWHLPRAHYLEAWGDARAVDGTLSLVQPLIEPLYGGKSDSEVLALLAGGDDARGYDLVRETWRGLIAGDFENGWRQTLHDGILPGQTAAAVAATVRPGEIAAAIKAHQWEVASADARGLEGIFHPCYTTGDGRQANNGWLQELPDPITKLAWDNVATLSPKTAEELGVKNEDLVRVAVNGRELTLPVWIVPGQADYCVGLALGYGREAAGRVASGVGFDTYRLRTAAAMHAAPGVSLTPTGRSYELATTQDHGSMEGRPIVLEATLDEYRRDPDFAARAAVVPAFMAESPKAQERELVREYPSSWQEPSYKDGHQWGMAIDLSACTGCNACTVACQAENNIPVVGKDQVRRGREMHWIRVDRYFEGDLEDPRVVHQPMPCQHCENAPCEQVCPVAATVHSAEGLNQMVYNRCIGTRYCSNNCPYKVRRFNFYHYTANYPETIRMQQNPEVTVRSRGVMEKCTYCIQRISRGKRQARLENRTLRDGEVVSACQQACPAEAIVFGDINNPESNVVRVKKSNRDYALLGEYNTQPRTTYLARIRNLNPEMPA; this is translated from the coding sequence ATGTCATCGCTGAAGGACGACCGGTCCCTGACGGGCAGGCAGTACTGGCGCAGTCTCGACCAGTTGACGGGGACGCCGGAGTTCGAGGAGTGGCTGCACCGCGAGTTTCCCCAGGGAGCCTCCGAGTGGGCCAATGCCTGGAGCCGGCGGAGTTTCCTCACCCTCATGGGAGCCTCGCTGGCGCTCGCCGGCCTCTCCGGCTGCCGCCGGCCCGAGGAGAAGATCGTTCCCTACGTCCAGCCCCCCGAGGACCTTGTCCCCGGCATCCCGGTCACCTACGCGACCACGATGCCGTGGGGGACCTCGGCCTACGGGATCCTCGTGGAGTCGCACGAGGGGCGGCCGACCAAGATCGAGGGCAACCCGCTGCATCCATCGACGCGCGGGGCGGCCAACGCCGCGATCCAGGCGTCCATTCTCGACTTCTACGATCCCGATCGCTCCGCCGCCTTTGTGCGCGAGGGGGTCAACACCGACTGGGGCGCTTTCGTGACGTTCTGGCGCGAGCAGTTCCTCGCTTTCCAGGCCGGCGGCGGGCGCGGGCTGGCGGTGCTCGCGGAGCCGTCGTCATCGCCGACGATCGCGCGGTTGCGACGGGCGTTTCAGCAGCGGTTCCCCAACGCCCGCTGGATCGCCTGGGCGCCGGTGGCCGACGAGCGGCGGCAGGAGGCGCTCCGGATCGCCTTCGGGCGCGACCTCCAGCCCGTCTTCCACTACGACCGGGCGAAGGTGATCCTCTCCCTCGACAGCGATTTCCTGCTGACCGAAGATGAGATGGTGGCGGCGACGCACGGGTTTGCCGCCGGGCGGCGGACGACCTCCGAGAAAGACCGGATGAACCGTCTGTATGCGGTGGAGGGGTTGCTGTCGGTCACGGGCGCCAACGCCGACCACCGGCTGCGCCTGCGTGCGCGCGAGGTCGGCTCGTTTGCGCTCGCCCTGGCGGCCGAACTGGCCCGGCAGGGACTGCCCCTCGAGATGCTCGGCGGGGCGAAAATCCCGCAGCTCTCCGGTGCGGCGGCGCAGTGGCTGGCCCCGTTGGCCGGTGATCTTTTGCGGGCGCGCGGGGAGAGCCTGGTGGTGGTCGGGCGCAGGCAGCCTTCGGCGGTGCACGCGCTGGCGGCAGCGCTCAACGAGGCCCTCGGCAACACGGGCCGCACCATTACGTATGTGGACAATCCGGACGTTGCCCGCTCCGACAGCCCCGGGCTGGCGGAGCTCGTGAAGGGGATGGCTTCCGGCGAGATCCAGGCGCTCGTGATGCTCGGCGGCAACCCGGCCTACAACGCCCCGGCCGACCTCGAATTCCGCGCAGCCCTCGCCAAGGTGCCGACCACCGTGCATCTGAGCACGCACCGCGACGAAACTTCGCAGGCGGCCCTGTGGCATCTGCCGCGCGCGCACTACCTGGAGGCCTGGGGGGACGCGCGGGCGGTCGACGGCACGCTGAGTCTCGTCCAGCCGCTCATCGAGCCGCTGTACGGAGGAAAGAGCGACAGCGAAGTGCTCGCACTTCTGGCCGGGGGAGATGACGCCCGCGGGTACGACCTCGTGCGCGAGACCTGGCGCGGGCTGATCGCCGGCGATTTTGAAAACGGCTGGCGGCAGACTCTCCACGACGGCATCCTGCCCGGGCAGACGGCGGCGGCGGTCGCGGCCACGGTGCGGCCGGGTGAAATCGCGGCCGCGATCAAGGCGCACCAGTGGGAGGTCGCTTCGGCCGACGCCCGCGGCCTCGAAGGGATCTTTCATCCCTGTTACACCACCGGCGACGGCCGCCAGGCCAACAACGGCTGGCTCCAGGAACTCCCCGATCCGATCACCAAACTTGCCTGGGATAACGTCGCGACCCTGAGCCCGAAGACGGCCGAGGAACTGGGGGTCAAGAACGAAGATTTGGTCAGGGTGGCGGTGAACGGGCGGGAGCTGACGCTCCCGGTTTGGATCGTGCCCGGACAGGCCGACTACTGCGTCGGGCTGGCGCTCGGGTACGGCCGCGAGGCGGCCGGCCGGGTCGCCAGCGGCGTCGGGTTCGACACCTACCGTCTGCGGACCGCGGCCGCGATGCACGCCGCCCCCGGCGTCTCGCTCACCCCCACCGGCCGGTCGTACGAGCTGGCCACAACACAGGATCACGGATCCATGGAAGGGCGGCCGATTGTGCTCGAGGCGACCCTCGACGAGTACCGCCGGGATCCCGATTTCGCCGCCCGGGCGGCGGTGGTCCCGGCGTTCATGGCCGAGAGCCCCAAGGCGCAGGAACGGGAACTGGTGCGCGAGTACCCCTCGTCCTGGCAGGAACCGTCGTACAAGGACGGCCACCAGTGGGGGATGGCGATCGATCTCAGCGCCTGCACCGGCTGCAACGCCTGCACGGTCGCCTGCCAGGCGGAGAACAACATCCCGGTGGTCGGGAAAGACCAGGTCCGCCGCGGGCGGGAGATGCACTGGATCCGGGTCGACCGGTATTTCGAGGGGGACCTCGAGGATCCCCGGGTGGTGCACCAACCGATGCCCTGCCAGCACTGCGAGAACGCCCCCTGCGAGCAGGTCTGCCCGGTGGCGGCCACCGTACACAGCGCCGAGGGACTCAACCAGATGGTGTACAACCGGTGCATCGGCACCCGCTACTGCTCCAACAACTGCCCCTACAAGGTGCGCCGCTTCAACTTCTACCACTACACGGCCAACTACCCGGAGACGATCCGGATGCAGCAGAACCCCGAGGTGACGGTGCGCTCGCGCGGGGTCATGGAAAAATGCACGTACTGCATCCAGCGGATCAGCCGGGGCAAGCGGCAGGCCAGGCTGGAGAACCGGACGCTGCGCGACGGCGAGGTGGTCAGCGCCTGCCAGCAGGCGTGTCCGGCCGAGGCCATCGTGTTCGGCGACATCAACAACCCGGAGTCGAACGTCGTCCGGGTCAAGAAGAGCAACCGCGATTACGCGCTGCTCGGCGAGTACAACACTCAGCCGCGCACGACCTACCTCGCGCGCATCCGCAACCTTAATCCGGAGATGCCGGCGTGA